A segment of the Agromyces sp. H17E-10 genome:
CAGCTCAATGTATGGAGGGACCCCATGCGCATCGGCAAAGACCTCGTCGCCGCCGCCGCGACCCCGGTCGTGCTCGGCATCCTCGCCGACGGCGAGTCGTACGGCTACGCGATCCTGCAGCGCATCACCGCGCTCTCGGGCGGCGAGCTCGAGTGGAGCGACGGCATGCTCTACCCGCTCCTGCACCGGCTCGAGCGGCAGGGGCACGTGCACTCCGAGTGGCGGCAGGCCGACTCCGGCCGCCCCCGCAAGCACTACCGCCTGAGCGAGCAGGGCGCCGCCGTGCTCGCCGACCAGCGACGGCAGTGGTCGGTCGTCGGCGACGTGCTGAGCAAGGTGTGGCCCGACGACGGCGGCCCGCGCCTGCGCCTCGCGTTCGGGGAGGCCTGACGTGCCGATCGACGAACCCCGCAACCTGCCCGGCGACGTGCCGGCCGGTGCCCCCGGCGCGCCCCGTGACGCACCGGCCGACCTCGACGCGCTCGTCGCCTCGTGGCGCGGGTGGATGCAGCGGCACGACGCCGTGAACGCCGCCGATCTCGACGAACTCGAGAGCCACCTCCTCGACACGGTCGACCACTTCGTCTCGGCGGGCCTGACGGTCGACGAGGCCTTCCTCGTCGCGGTCAAGCGCCTCGGCGGCGTCGACGACCTGTCTCGCGAGTACGCCCGCGAGCACTCCGAGCGGCTGTGGAAGCAGCTCGTGCTGTCGGGCGACGACGACGGGCCAGCCGGCTCGGCCGGGTCGGCTCTTCCCGGCGGCGACGCGGAGGCCGCCGGCCGGCGCCTGCCCTGGTATCGGCGTGCGAACGGGCTGCCCGTCGCGCTGCTGCTCGGCGCCGGCGCCGGGCTCGCCGTCAAGGCGGTCGAACTCGCGACGGGCGATCCCTCGACGGTCGCCCTCAACATCGCCGTCATCGTCCTGCCGTTCCTCGCACTCTGGTTCGCGTGGCGACGCCGGCCGTCGATCGCCGTGCTCGCGATCGTCGGCGTCGTCTTCGCGGGCGTCGGGCTCGCGCTCAACCTCTACCCGTTCATCGGTTCCGAAGCGGACGAAGCGGGCACGACGGTCGCCGCGATCTCGTCGGCGACCGGCATCCTCGCCATGCTCGGATCGATCGTGGCGCTCTGGCTCGCCACCGGGCTCGCGTACGTCGGCGACGACTGGCGCGACGAACGCGCCCGCATGGACTTCGTGCGGTTCAGCGGCGAGTGGTTCGTCTACTACGTGCTCATCGCGCTCGGCGGCGGGGCGCTCTCGATGCTCACCGTCGCCGTGTTCGCATCGATCGGCGTCGACGTGATGCCGTTCGTCGGCGAATGGGTGCTGCCGCTCGGGGCTGCAGGCGCGGTGCTCGTCGCCGCCTGGCTCGTCGGCGCGAAGCAGCGCGTCATCGAGAACATCGCGCCCGTGCTCACGAAGGTCTTCACGCCGCTGTTCACGATCATGATGCTCGCGCTCGTCGTGGCCGCGCTCGTGCAGTGGAACCTCGTCGACGCGAGCCGCGACCTGCTCATCGCGTTCGACGCCGTGCTCGTCGTGGTCGTCGGGCTCCTCGTCTACTCGATCTCGGCGCGCGACCCGCTGCTGCCGCCCGGCTGGTTCGACCGCCTGCAGGCGCTCATGCTCGCGACGGCGCTCGTGCTCGACGCGATCGTGCTCGTCGCGATGCTCGCACGCACGGGCGAGTTCGGGTTCAGCGCGAACAAGACGGCCTCGCTCGGCCTCAACCTGATCCTGCTCGTGAACCTCGTGTGGGCGCTGCGCCTGCAGCTCGGGTTCCTGCGGCGGCACACCGGGTTCGCGGCGCTCGAACGCTGGCAGACGACGCTCCTGCCGGTGTACTTCGCGTGGGCGGCGATCCTCGTGGTCGTGTTCCCGCCGGTGTTCGGGTTCGCCTGAGCGGGCTCGGCGACGGGCCGGACGCAGCACCACGACACCACCTGACCTCGTCCGGCCGACCGACTGGTCGGCCGGACGAACTGTCAGGGCTGCGACCCCGAACCGATGGTTCGTCCGGAACTTCGCGCACGTTTTGCCCCGGCCGCTCGGCGGTGGCTTGAATGGGCCGAGCGCGACGTCGCGCAGAACGTGGAGGTCTCATCGGTGAGTACGGCGACAGCGCCCGGTGGCGCAACGGGATCGGTCGAGATCGACCGCGTCACCAAGCGATACGGCGACCAGACGGCGGTCGACGCCCTGAGCCTCACGATCGAGCCGGGCGAGTTCATCTCGCTGCTCGGCCCGTCCGGCTGCGGCAAGACCACGACCCTGCGCATGATCGCCGGCTTCGAGCAGCCCGACGGCGGTGACATCCGCATCTCGGGCACCTCGGTGCTCGGGCGCCCGCCGTACAAGCGCGACGTCAACACGGTGTTCCAGGCCTACGCACTCTTCCCGCACATGTCGGTCGCCGAGAACGTCGCGTACGGCCTGCAGCAGAAGCGCACGCCGAAGGCCGAGATCCGCGAGCGCGTCGCCGACGCCCTCGACCTCGCCCAGATGCGCTCGTTCGCCGACCGCAAGCCGACCCAGCTCTCGGGAGGCCAGCAGCAGCGGGTCGCCCTCGCGCGCGCCCTCGTCAACCGCCCCTCGGTGCTGCTGCTCGACGAGCCGCTCGGCGCGCTCGACCGGCAGCTGCGCGAGGAGATGCAGGTGGAGCTCAAGCTCCTGCAGTCGCAGCTCGGCATCACCTTCGTGTTCGTCACCCACGACCAGGGCGAGGCGCTCTCGATGAGCGACCGCATCGCGATCATGCGCAAGGGCCGCATCGAGCAGCTCGCCGACCCCGACTCGATCTACGCCAAGCCCGCGTCGGCGTACGTGGCGGGCTTCGTCGGCCAGCAGAACTTCTTCCGCGGCGAGGTCGCCGGTCACGGGCAGGCCGTCGAAGCGGCCGAGGCGATCGTCGCCGCGGCCGCGCCGGTCGACGGCGGCGTCCGTGCGGGTGCGGCCGGTGTCGCCGCGGTGCGTCCCGAGTTCGTGCGCCTGACGAAGGCGGATGCCTCGGCCAACGGCGACCGCCGGGTGAACGCCGTGCACGGCACGCTGCTCGGCGTCTCGCACCTCGGCGAGACGATGCAGTACCTCGTCCAGCTGCAGGGCGACCGCACGCTCATCGCCCGCCGCCCGACCCCCGAGGCACCCGCGATCGCCGTCGGCGACCGGGTCGCCTGCGAGTGGGAGGCCGCCCACGTGCTGCTCTACCCCGACGACGCCGAGGCCGGCGTGGTCTCGCTCGACGACCCGGTGCCGACCGCGGCGTTCTCCGCCGAGGCCGTGCAGTGACGGGCCCCGACGGCGGCCTGCGCATCCTCGCGCACCGCTCGGCCGCCCGCACGATCGGACGCGAGATCTCGCGTCGCCGGTTCCTGAGCTTCGCGGCCGCCGCGAGCTCGGTGGGGCTGCTCGCCGCGTGCGCGCCCACCGCCGCGGCGACCTCGAAGGCGCCGCAGGCGACGGGCGGACCCCTCGAGCAGAAGCTCTCGATCTTCACGTGGGGCGACTACGACGCTCCCGAGGTGCTCGAGGAGTTCACCGCCACGGTCGGGCCGAAGATCACCGTGTCGTCGTTCAGCTCCAACGAGGAGATGGTCGCGAAGCTCGTCGGCGCACGCGGCACGTCGGGCTACGACCTCGTCGTGCCGACGGGCCCCTTCGTGCAGCCGATGGCCGACCACGGCCTGCTCGAGCCGCTCAACCACGACCTCATCCCGAACCTGAAGCACATGGACCCCGAGTTCCTCGGCCGCACGTTCGACCCCGACAACCAGTACTCGATCTGCAAGGCGTGGGGCACCACCGGGTTCGTCTACGACACCGAGGTGATCCAGCGCGAGCTCACGGACTGGAACGACTTCATCGACGCAGCGCAGAACGAGGCGAGCGGCAAGACGAGCCTCCTCGACGACCCGGCCGAGCTCACGGGCCTCTACTTCTGGGCGAACGGCATCGACTGGAACACCACGAACCCCGACGACCTCGACGCGGCCGAGGCCTTCCTCGTGAACGAGCTCGCCCCGCACCTCTCGGCGTTCGATTCGAACCCGGGCTCCGGCGCGATCCCGCAGGGCACGCAGGCGCTCATCCAGGCCTTCAACGGCGACGCCCGGCTCGGCATCCTCGAGACCACGAGCCGCCCCGAGCGATGGAAGTGGGTGCTCGGCTCCCCCGCGACCGAGCTGTGGATGGACAACTGGGCCATCCCGGCCGGCGCCCCCTCGCCCGAGGCCGCGCACGCGTTCAT
Coding sequences within it:
- a CDS encoding polyamine ABC transporter substrate-binding protein translates to MTGPDGGLRILAHRSAARTIGREISRRRFLSFAAAASSVGLLAACAPTAAATSKAPQATGGPLEQKLSIFTWGDYDAPEVLEEFTATVGPKITVSSFSSNEEMVAKLVGARGTSGYDLVVPTGPFVQPMADHGLLEPLNHDLIPNLKHMDPEFLGRTFDPDNQYSICKAWGTTGFVYDTEVIQRELTDWNDFIDAAQNEASGKTSLLDDPAELTGLYFWANGIDWNTTNPDDLDAAEAFLVNELAPHLSAFDSNPGSGAIPQGTQALIQAFNGDARLGILETTSRPERWKWVLGSPATELWMDNWAIPAGAPSPEAAHAFINWVLEPENALAEVDYIGYHTGEADIRAAAEEAGVEMLDLIFFDPDQLATMHEGELTSAQERIVQIATKVKAAAGA
- a CDS encoding ABC transporter ATP-binding protein; translated protein: MSTATAPGGATGSVEIDRVTKRYGDQTAVDALSLTIEPGEFISLLGPSGCGKTTTLRMIAGFEQPDGGDIRISGTSVLGRPPYKRDVNTVFQAYALFPHMSVAENVAYGLQQKRTPKAEIRERVADALDLAQMRSFADRKPTQLSGGQQQRVALARALVNRPSVLLLDEPLGALDRQLREEMQVELKLLQSQLGITFVFVTHDQGEALSMSDRIAIMRKGRIEQLADPDSIYAKPASAYVAGFVGQQNFFRGEVAGHGQAVEAAEAIVAAAAPVDGGVRAGAAGVAAVRPEFVRLTKADASANGDRRVNAVHGTLLGVSHLGETMQYLVQLQGDRTLIARRPTPEAPAIAVGDRVACEWEAAHVLLYPDDAEAGVVSLDDPVPTAAFSAEAVQ
- a CDS encoding permease prefix domain 1-containing protein, with product MPIDEPRNLPGDVPAGAPGAPRDAPADLDALVASWRGWMQRHDAVNAADLDELESHLLDTVDHFVSAGLTVDEAFLVAVKRLGGVDDLSREYAREHSERLWKQLVLSGDDDGPAGSAGSALPGGDAEAAGRRLPWYRRANGLPVALLLGAGAGLAVKAVELATGDPSTVALNIAVIVLPFLALWFAWRRRPSIAVLAIVGVVFAGVGLALNLYPFIGSEADEAGTTVAAISSATGILAMLGSIVALWLATGLAYVGDDWRDERARMDFVRFSGEWFVYYVLIALGGGALSMLTVAVFASIGVDVMPFVGEWVLPLGAAGAVLVAAWLVGAKQRVIENIAPVLTKVFTPLFTIMMLALVVAALVQWNLVDASRDLLIAFDAVLVVVVGLLVYSISARDPLLPPGWFDRLQALMLATALVLDAIVLVAMLARTGEFGFSANKTASLGLNLILLVNLVWALRLQLGFLRRHTGFAALERWQTTLLPVYFAWAAILVVVFPPVFGFA
- a CDS encoding PadR family transcriptional regulator translates to MRIGKDLVAAAATPVVLGILADGESYGYAILQRITALSGGELEWSDGMLYPLLHRLERQGHVHSEWRQADSGRPRKHYRLSEQGAAVLADQRRQWSVVGDVLSKVWPDDGGPRLRLAFGEA